Sequence from the Sphingosinicella ginsenosidimutans genome:
GCTGACTGGCGACGATCCATGGTTCGGAGGGATTTCGGCGATGCATGTCGCCGACGGCGCGGTGCTGGCGATCGCGGACACCGGCAACGCGTTTCGCTTCCGCCTGCCCGACCGTGCCGGGATCGCGCCGGTCCGGATCACCTCGCTGCAAAATCATCGCGCGGGACAGCGCTGGCGGAGCCGCGACGCCGAATCGGTCGCCGTCTTCGGGGACAAGGCGTGGATCGGCTACGAAGGCACCAACCAGGTCTGGCGCTACGGGCTCCCGCGCTTCCGGCCGGAGCGCTGGGCCGCGCCGCCGCCGATGCGCCGCTGGGGGGAAAATACGGGGGCCGAATCGCTGGCCCGGTTCGCCGACGGCCGCTTCCTTGCGATCGCCGAGGATCCGAGCGACGATCGACCGTTCAGCCAGGCGGCCCTGTTCAGCGGCGATCCGACCCAGCCGGGGACCCGTGTCGGCACGCTGCGCTATCGCAGGGTGCCGGGGGCGCGGCCGACGGACACCGCGCAGCTCCCCGACGGGCGGCTGTTGATCCTCAACCGGCATTTCGGCCTGCTGACAGGCCTCTGGGCAAGCCTGGTGATCGCCGATCCGGCAGGCGTTCGCCCGGGCGGGACGATCGAATGGCGCGAAGTGGCGCGGCTGGCGCCGCCGCTCACGGTCGACAATATGGAGGCGCTGAGCGTCGGTTGCGATCGCGGCCGCACGATCGTCTATCTGGTGTCGGACAACAATCTGCTGCCGATCCAGCGGACATTGTTCCTGGAATTCGAGCTGGCGGCGCCCTTTGCGGGGCGCTGCCCCGGCTGATCAGGCCGCCGCGGCCTCGCCCTGCTTCTTGGCGATCTCGCGCTTCAGGCGGCGCGCCTTGAGGCTCAGCTTGTCGTCGCCCGTCTTGGCGAGCCAGTTGTCGAGGCCGCCGACATGCTCCACCGACCGAAGGCCGGCGGTCGAGACCCGCAGCTTGACGCTACGGCCCAGCGAATCGGACATCAGCGTGACGTTCTGCAGGTTCGGCAGGAACGTGCGCTTGGTCTTGTTGTTGGCGTGGGAAACATTGTGTCCCACCTGCCGGCCCTTGCCGGTCAGCTCGCAAATGCGCGACATGTCGAATCTCTTCCAAAGGAAATCGGGGCCAGAAGGCCCCTGAAAGCCGGGCGCAGATAGAGGGGATACGGAGATTCGTCAACCGCCCCGCGCATCACGGTTTCGTTGCGCGGCGGAAACCAAGTCGCCCCGCGCTCGTTGTCCCTGCCGAACCGAACGGAGAAGACCATGCGCGCCTTCCTGCTGCTCGTCGCCCTTTTGATCCTGGTCGCGATCGGCCTCGTCTATTTCGGGGTGGTCACCGTCCGCAGCCAGGACAATGCGGTCACCCTGCAGACCCACGATGTTGAGGTCGGAACCACCACCCAGAACGTCCAGGTGCCGGTCGTGCGTATGGAAAACCGGCAGGTCGCGGTGCCCAGCGTCGGCGTCGCCAACGAGGCCGCGCCCGTCAACAGCCAATAGCCTTGCGTCCGATCAGCGTCTAGGCGGAGGCATGAGCTTTCCGCTGCCCGATCCGATGCGCGCCGCGCTCGACCGTGCCCGCGCCGCCGCGGCCGAAGGCGAGGTGCCGGTGGGCGCGGTCGTCGTGCGCGACGGCGAAATCGTTGCGAGCGCCGGCAATGCCCCGCGGGCGCTGCATGATCCGACCGCCCATGCCGAAATGCTGGCCCTGCGCGCGGCCGCTCACCGGATGGGCCGGGAGCGGCTGGAGGATTGCGACCTGTGGGTGACGCTGGAGCCGTGCGCGATGTGCGCCGGCGCGATCGCGCTCGCCCGGATTCGCCGACTCTATTACGGGGCGGCGGACCCCAAGGGCGGGGCGGTCGAGCACGGGCCGCGCTTCTTCTCGCAGCCCACCTGCCACCACCGCCCCGAAATCTACGCCGGGATCGGCGACGGCGAGGCGGGCGAGATGCTTCGCAACTTCTTCCGGGCGCGGCGCGACGCTTGATGCGCTCGCCCTGTCGCGGCTAGGGTAAACCCGGCCATGCACGCCGTTCCT
This genomic interval carries:
- a CDS encoding esterase-like activity of phytase family protein, with translation MAVRFFRLLLGIAAIGLLATFIAPETGPHMASVRVATMFAEPVAIDPADPARRRIGGLIYRRGWVLTGDDPWFGGISAMHVADGAVLAIADTGNAFRFRLPDRAGIAPVRITSLQNHRAGQRWRSRDAESVAVFGDKAWIGYEGTNQVWRYGLPRFRPERWAAPPPMRRWGENTGAESLARFADGRFLAIAEDPSDDRPFSQAALFSGDPTQPGTRVGTLRYRRVPGARPTDTAQLPDGRLLILNRHFGLLTGLWASLVIADPAGVRPGGTIEWREVARLAPPLTVDNMEALSVGCDRGRTIVYLVSDNNLLPIQRTLFLEFELAAPFAGRCPG
- the rpmB gene encoding 50S ribosomal protein L28, with protein sequence MSRICELTGKGRQVGHNVSHANNKTKRTFLPNLQNVTLMSDSLGRSVKLRVSTAGLRSVEHVGGLDNWLAKTGDDKLSLKARRLKREIAKKQGEAAAA
- a CDS encoding nucleoside deaminase, translated to MRAALDRARAAAAEGEVPVGAVVVRDGEIVASAGNAPRALHDPTAHAEMLALRAAAHRMGRERLEDCDLWVTLEPCAMCAGAIALARIRRLYYGAADPKGGAVEHGPRFFSQPTCHHRPEIYAGIGDGEAGEMLRNFFRARRDA